In bacterium, the genomic window ACCCCGAGCAGGGCCGCCCGCAGGGCGGTGGCGCGATCGGGACGACCGGAGCCGCCGACCAGCAGGGGCGCGAAGGCCACGGCGGCGAGCCCGAGCCGGGCCGCCGCCACCACGACCGGGTCGAAGCCGGTCAGCTGGCCCTTGATGAGTCC contains:
- a CDS encoding EamA family transporter encodes the protein MAWLWAASFLWAFSFGLIKGQLTGFDPVVVAAARLGLAAVAFAPLLVGGSGRPDRATALRAALLGV